In Phreatobacter aquaticus, a single genomic region encodes these proteins:
- a CDS encoding ABC transporter permease has translation MRLILEKRETSPAWLSVASPVIAILLTLCAGAILFAVIGKNPVTALRVYFLDPLSDGWALQELAVKATPLILIGVGLTLCYRSNNWNIGAEGQLVMGAVFGSWVALSTHGVAHGAWVLPAMLGMGALGGALLALVPAILKARFQVNEILTSLMLVYVAELTLDYLVRGRWRDPKGFNFPQSVNFDPQATMPLLFGEGRLHVGFALAVLVALVAAFVLARTLKGFEIRLVGEAPRAARFAGFDDRRTTLFVFAVSGALAGLAGIIEVAGPIGQLQPSISPGYGFTAIIVAFLGRLNPIGALIAALFLALTFIGGENAQIALKIPLDVTRVFQGLLLFFVLGCDSFILYRLRLVSREGLA, from the coding sequence ATGCGCCTGATCCTGGAGAAGCGCGAGACCTCGCCCGCCTGGCTGTCGGTTGCCTCGCCGGTCATCGCCATTCTGCTCACGCTCTGCGCCGGCGCGATCCTGTTCGCCGTCATCGGCAAGAATCCCGTCACGGCGCTCAGGGTCTATTTCCTCGATCCGCTGTCGGATGGCTGGGCGCTGCAGGAACTCGCCGTCAAGGCGACGCCGCTGATCCTGATCGGCGTCGGCCTGACGCTCTGCTATCGCTCCAACAACTGGAACATCGGCGCCGAGGGCCAGCTGGTCATGGGCGCGGTGTTCGGCTCCTGGGTGGCGCTCTCGACCCATGGCGTGGCCCATGGCGCCTGGGTGCTGCCGGCCATGCTCGGCATGGGCGCGCTCGGCGGCGCGTTGCTCGCGCTGGTGCCGGCCATTCTCAAGGCGCGCTTCCAGGTCAACGAGATCCTGACCAGCCTCATGCTGGTCTATGTCGCCGAACTGACGCTCGACTATCTCGTGCGCGGGCGGTGGCGCGATCCGAAGGGCTTCAACTTCCCGCAATCGGTCAATTTCGATCCGCAGGCCACCATGCCACTCCTGTTCGGCGAGGGGCGGCTCCATGTCGGCTTCGCGCTGGCCGTTCTGGTGGCGCTCGTCGCCGCCTTCGTGCTGGCGCGCACCCTGAAGGGTTTCGAGATCCGTCTCGTCGGCGAGGCGCCGCGCGCCGCCCGCTTCGCCGGCTTCGATGACCGGCGAACAACCCTGTTCGTCTTCGCGGTGTCGGGCGCGCTGGCGGGGCTCGCCGGTATCATCGAGGTCGCCGGACCCATCGGTCAGCTCCAGCCCTCGATCTCGCCGGGCTATGGCTTCACCGCCATCATCGTTGCCTTCCTCGGCCGGCTGAACCCCATCGGCGCGCTGATTGCCGCCCTGTTCCTGGCGCTCACCTTCATCGGCGGCGAGAATGCCCAGATTGCGCTGAAGATCCCGCTCGATGTCACGCGTGTGTTCCAGGGGCTGCTGCTGTTCTTCGTGCTCGGTTGCGACAGCTTCATCCTCTATCGCCTGCGTCTCGTCAGCCGGGAGGGCCTCGCCTGA
- a CDS encoding ABC transporter permease: MGIFEAILLTIITAATPLALAALGELVVERSGVLNLGVEGMMIIGAATGFAVAVLSGSTLIGALAAIAAGMVMASVFAALALGLAANQVATGLALTILGIGLSGLIGNDFIGARRDPMAKIVVPYLSDLPVVGRVLFQQDPVVYLTVALAAGIWWFLARSRAGLTLRAVGESHVSAHALGLPVLRIRFLAVLFGGGCAGLAGAYLSLAYTPFWSPGMTAGRGWIALAIVVFASWKPLRALLGAYLFGGVTILQLHAQARGWGIPSQLMSSLPYLATIFVLVIISRARKGGTDAPAALGQPFVADR, encoded by the coding sequence ATGGGCATATTCGAGGCGATCCTGCTCACCATCATCACCGCCGCGACGCCGCTGGCGCTGGCAGCCCTCGGCGAACTGGTCGTCGAGCGCTCCGGCGTGCTCAATCTCGGCGTCGAGGGCATGATGATCATCGGCGCCGCCACCGGCTTCGCGGTGGCGGTCCTCTCCGGTTCGACGCTGATCGGCGCGCTCGCGGCGATTGCCGCCGGCATGGTCATGGCCTCGGTCTTTGCCGCGCTGGCACTGGGGCTCGCCGCCAATCAGGTAGCCACCGGCCTCGCCCTCACGATCCTGGGAATCGGCCTTTCCGGCCTCATCGGCAATGATTTCATCGGCGCGCGCCGCGATCCAATGGCGAAGATCGTCGTTCCCTACCTGTCGGACCTGCCGGTGGTCGGCCGCGTGCTGTTCCAGCAAGATCCGGTCGTCTATCTCACTGTCGCGCTCGCCGCCGGCATCTGGTGGTTCCTTGCCCGCTCGCGCGCCGGCCTGACGCTCCGCGCGGTCGGCGAGAGCCACGTCTCGGCCCATGCGCTGGGTCTGCCGGTGCTGCGCATACGCTTCCTCGCGGTGCTGTTTGGCGGGGGCTGCGCCGGTCTTGCCGGGGCCTATCTGTCGCTCGCCTATACGCCGTTCTGGTCGCCGGGCATGACCGCCGGACGCGGCTGGATCGCGCTCGCCATCGTCGTCTTCGCCTCGTGGAAGCCGCTGCGGGCGCTTCTCGGAGCCTATCTGTTTGGCGGCGTGACCATCCTGCAGCTGCACGCGCAGGCTCGTGGGTGGGGTATTCCCAGCCAGCTCATGTCGTCGCTGCCCTACCTCGCCACCATCTTCGTGCTGGTCATCATCAGCCGTGCCCGCAAGGGCGGCACGGATGCGCCGGCGGCCCTCGGTCAGCCCTTCGTCGCCGATCGCTGA